The genomic region TATGGTAGGTATGCTCAATAAAGCTTTGACCACCAAACCCTGGGTTAACACTCATTACAAGTACTATGTCGATATCCTTGATCACATCTTTCAATAAATCTACATTAGTGTGAGGATTTATCGCTACACCGGCTTTCATACCTTCTGCTTTTATGGCTTGTAATGTTCTATGTAAGTGGGGGCAGGCTTCATAATGTACGGTAAGATGGTTGGCGCCAAGATCAGCGAATTCTTTTATATATCGATCTGGATCTACAATCATAAGATGCACATCCAGTGGCTTTTTGGCATGTTTGTTAATTGCCTGTAGCACCGGCATTCCAAAGGAAATATTGGGTACAAAAACACCATCCATAATATCAACGTGAAACCACTGGGCCTGGCTTTTATTAACGGTTTCTATGTCGCGTTGCAGATTTGCAAAATCAGCGGCGAGTAGGGAAGGGGCAATTATCTTTTCTTTCATTGTAACAGCATGTTTCTCTAACAAAAATACTAAGAATATGTTTGAAGCGTAAAGAATTAGAGGAAAAGCTTTCACGGTTTCCCTATCGACCTATAATTGAATATCTTTGAAAAAAACTAAAGGAAAATACCATGATTTTTATCGAAAATGAAGGAAATAACGACCCGTTTTTAAACCTGGCACTAGAAGAGTATATACTAAGAAACTTTGATGAAGGGCAGGATTACCTGTTGTTTTACATTAATGAACCCTCGATTATTATCGGTAGAAATCAAAACACGCTTGAAGAGATTAATCATTCTTATGTTGAAGAAAAAAATATTAAAGTAGTACGAAGAATTTCTGGAGGTGGAGCGGTATACCATGATTTCGGAAATTTGAATTTTAGTTTTATTACCGATTATGATGTTAAAAGTTTAAATAACTTTAGAAAGTTTACGGAGCCGGTAATTAAAGTACTGAATAAAATAGGAGTGCCGGCTGAGTTAAAAGGCAGGAACGATATTGTAGTTAATGATCGTAAAATATCTGGAAATGCTCAGTTTAGCAGTGTAAAAAGAATGTTTAGTCATGGTACTTTATTGCTAGATTCAGATTTGGATGAGGTCACTCGGGCGTTGCAGGTAAAAATGAGCAAGATTCAGTCTAAAGGGCATAAATCGGTTCGCAGTCGTGTGGCTAATATTAGTGAATTTCTAGAGGAGTCATTAGATATCGAAAGCTTCCGAACTATTATTTTAAAGGGGTTGTACGAAGAACGCGAAGAATTCGAAACTTATCATTTAACGGCAGAGGAGTGGGAAGAAGTACGCCAATTAAAGACTGAGAAGTACGAAGCCTGGGATTGGAATTACGGGCGATCGCCTAAATTTAATATTCAGCGTACCAGTCGTTTCCCAGTGGGAGAGATTGATTTACGTATTTTTGTAAATAAAGGCTACATTGAAGAATTTAAGATCTTTGGGGATTTCTTTGGGAAAGAACCTGTATCAGATATCGAAAATAAACTAATTGGTGCCCGCTATGAAAAACTAGAAATAGAGTCGCTTTTAGCCAATATCGATACAAGATTTTATTTTGGAGATCTGCCTAAAAAAGATTTTATAAATCTTGTGTATGGAGAAGATGAGGAATAATTCCTCAAAAATTGGGTGCCATCAGGATTTAATCTACAAATGCTTTTAAAATGTTTTTCACAGTATTCTGGGAAGCACTATCTAAACATTTAATATAATCAAGATAGCTAATATCCTGTGATAAATTGCTGGTTCTTTTCGATAGAAAGGTAGCTTCATAACCATTAAATTCAGTGTTTTTAATTTCTTTATTAAAAATTTTTATCAGATTTCGATGTCTGCTATCTTTAGCAATATTATCGAAAAGTTCTTTAATGATAGATCTTTCTCCTTCTATCACCTGAAAAAAATTGCCTTCTGAAGATAATAAAATCCCAGTGATGCTATGATCTATATTCCAGTTTTCGGTATAGGAGAGAACACTATCAATGTCTTTTTCTTCAATATAAGGAGAAGCTGTACTTACGTAGCAGATTGCCCATCTTTCCATAGTTTAAATAAAAATCGTTTAAAGACTACAATTAAAGAATTAATTGTAAGGATTTTATTAAATCTTTGTTAGAATTTATTATAAATGAAGCGACCCCGGGTCATCACTCCGGGGTCATTCATCAATCAAAAAACGAACAGTTATTTTCATGGTTAGGGTCATCACTCCCCACCACTAAACTGTTGTCATCTTAAATATCTTTTATTCTCTATTTCAATAGTAGTCAAAAGTAATGCCATTATAAAAAATAAATGCAGCTATGCTGCACCATAAATCAGTCAGCTAATTTAGTAAGTTTCAATTAGAATCAATAAATTTTAATTTAAGTTTAATAATTGATGCTAAAATAGGAGTGAAGTTATATTATAAAATGAAGCGACCCCGGGTCATCACTCCGGGGTCATTCATCAATCAAAAAACGAACAGTTATTTTCATGGTTGGGTCATCACTCCCACCACTAAACTGTTGTCATCTTAAATATGTTTAACCTAAATAGGTTTTTAAAATCTTACTGCGAGATGTATGTTTTAATCTTCTAATCGCTTTTTCTTTAATTTGTCTTACGCGCTCACGAGTAAGATCAAAAGTTTCGCCAATTTCTTCAAGAGTCATAGGATGTTGATCTCCTAATCCAAAATACAAGCGAATAACATCAGCCTCACGTGGTGTAAGTGTTTCTAAAGCACGTTCGATCTCTGTTCTTAGTGATTCATGAAGAAGATCTTTATCCGGGTTTGGGGACTCACCAGATCGTAATACATCATATAGGTTAGAATCTTCACCTTCTACTAAAGGAGCATCCATAGATACGTGACGACCAGAGTTTTTCATAGACTCTTTCACGTCATTAATGGTCATATCCAGCTCTTTTGCAATTTCTTCAGCACTTGGTGGGCGCTCGTGAGATTGCTCTAAGAAAGCAAAGGTTTTATTGATCTTATTGATAGATCCAATTTTGTTAAGCGGTAAACGTACAATACGAGATTGCTCCGCCAAAGCCTGTAAGATAGATTGTCTAATCCACCAAACAGCATACGATATAAATTTAAAGCCACGAGTTTCATCAAAACGTTTCGCAGCTTTAATAAGTCCTAAATTTCCTTCGTTAATAAGATCGGGAAGAGTTAATCCCTGGTTCTGATATTGTTTTGCTACAGAAACAACAAAACGTAAATTCGCTTTTGTTAATTTCTCTAAGGCACGGTTATCACCCGCTTTAATTCGTTGTGCTAATTCTACCTCTTCGTCTGCGGTAATTAAATCTACTTTACCTATTTCCTGCAAATACTTATCCAGCGAAGCAGTTTCACGGTTAGTTACCTGCTTCGTAATTTTAAGTTGTCTCATCTATCTTCTCCTTGGGTTTTAATTGTGAATAGCTCTTGTATATAGTTATACGTAAGAAGACCGAAAAATGTTACAAAATGTTTACGCAATTTTTTATGGGTGTTATTTAAAATGGCTGTCTTAGACCAATATTTTAGCTATAAACAGAAGTATTTTGTAGTAAATACGGGCTTTTGGAACAAATCCATAAATCCATTGCGTAAAAATGATTCGCAACAAAAAAATAAAATAAAAATAAAAAAGGCTTCGAATTTTCGAAGCCTTTTTCATACTATATGATCATTAATAGAATTATTTTCTATCGTTTCTTGGTTTGCGATCTTCACGTTTACCGTGTTCACGATCACCACCTTCTTTACGTTCTGGACGCTCTGGTCTTGGAAGTAAAGCTTTTCTAGAAACTTTTTCTTTTCTTGTTTTTGGATCTACACCAAAATATTTTACATCAATAACATCACCAAGGTTTACAACATCGGTCACATTATTTGTACGTTCCCAGGCAAGTTCAGAAATATGAAGTAAAACTTCGTTTCCTGGAGCTTCTATATACTCTACCACTGCACCAAAATCCAGAAGTTTGATTACTTTAACTTCGTAAACACTTCCTTTCTCTGGTTTAAAAGTGATGGAATCGATTTTAGCAAGAACTTTATCGATACCTTCCTGACTGGTACCAAGAATTTCTACAATACCTTCTTCTGTAACAGGATCTTCGTTAATAACGATTTCTGTTTTTGTTTCTTTTTGTAGTTCCTGAATTACTTTACCACCTGGCCCAATTAAAGCACCTATATAATCTCCAGGAATTCTTCTGGTAATAATTTTTGGAGAATGTGCTTTTACATTTGCATTTGGTTCAGCAATCGTATCGGTTAATTTTTCAAGAATATGTAATCTTCCATCACGAGCCTGCTTAAGTGCCTTTACTAAAATTTCGTAGGAAAGTCCTTTAATTTTAATATCCATCTGGCAAGCGGTAATACCATCTGCAGTACCGGTAACTTTAAAGTCCATATCCCCTAAGTGATCTTCATCACCAAGAATATCAGAAAGTACAGCGAAATCTTCGCCATCAGAGATTAATCCCATAGCGATCCCTGAAACTGGTTTTTTTAGCTGAATTCCCGCATCCATTAGGGCCATTGTACCAGCACAAACAGTTGCCATAGAAGAAGAACCGTTGGATTCTAAGACTTCAGAAACGACACGCACTGTATAAGGGCAATCTGAAGGGATCATTCCTTTTAATGCTCTTTGTGCAAGGTTACCGTGACCAATCTCTCTTCTGGAAGTACCTCTAATAGGATAGGCTTCACCGGTAGAGAAAGGAGGGAAGTTATAATGTAAGTAGAAATTTTCTTCACCTTGTTGAGTTGGAAGATCTACCTGATTTGCTTCTCTAGAAGTACCTAGTGTTACGGTAGCAAGCGCCTGGGTTTCCCCTCTGGTAAATATAGAAGAACCGTGTGGAGAAGGTAAATAATCTACTTCACACCAGATGGGTCTGATTTCAGTAGTTTTTCTACCATCTAAACGAATTCCTTCTTTAAGAACAACGTCTCGTACTGCTTTTTTATGAGCATCACTAAAATAAGAACTAATAAGTTTTTGTTTCTCTTCAAGTTCTTCTTCAGAAAACATCGCTAAAACTTCTTCCTTTAAATTAGAAATAGCTTCGCTTCTTTCGTGTTTGGTGCTTCCCTGCTTAGCGACATCGTAAGCTTTCTGGTAAACAGCATCGTATATTTTTTGTTTTAAATCCTCGTCTTCTTCGGTAACTTCATACTCGCGAATCTCAGTTTTTCCAGCAGCTTTTCTCAATCTTGTTTGAGCTTCACACTGAACTTTAATCGCTTCATGAGCAAATTTGATGGCTTCTGCCATTTCTTCTTCAGAAATTTCATCCATCTCACCTTCAACCATCATTACAGAATCTGCGGAAGCTCCAACCATCATATCAAGGTCGGCTTTTTCTAGCTGTTCAAAACTTGGGTTGATAACCAGTTCTCCGTCAATACGTGCTACTCTAACTTCTGAAATTGGAGTTTCAAAAGGAATGTCTGAAACCTGGATAGCGGCTGAAGCAGCTAAACCAGCCAGAGCGTCTGGCATTACTTCAGGATCATGAGACATCAACTGAATCATTACCTGAGTTTCGAACTTATAATCTTTAGGGAAAAGAGGTCTTAATACACGATCTACTAATCGCATTACAAGAATTTCTTCACTACTTGGTCTTGCTTCACGCTTAAAATATCCTCCAGGAAATCGTCCTGCTGCAGCAAATTTTTCCCGATAATCTAATGTTAAAGGGAAAAAATCCATCGTAGTAGGTGTGTAAGATGATACTACGGTACATAAAAGCATGGCGTCTCCCATTCTAACAACAACAGAGCCGTGTGCCTGTTTTGCCAGTTTTCCGGTTTCGATCGAGATTTCTCTTCCATCTCCAAGATCGATAACCTCTTTAAAAGTTTGTGGAATCATAAATTTTGAATATTTGATCTGAATAACTTCACCAGATCTATTTTGTTAAACAAAGGTCTTTCCGTCTTTATCTGGACGGCCAGGAGTTGTGTTGTTGTCGTTGCAGGCAGACCAATGAAAAACTACCCTTTTTGGGTGACAATTTCTAAAATAGGAGTCATCCTAAATTGTAAAGAACTTATTTTTGGGTATTTACAGCTACCCAGACTGTATAAAAAAAGGGGGCAAAAAGCCCCCTGAAAATTATTTTCTTAATCCTAGTTCCTTAATAATGGCACGATATCTCATGATATCCTTTTTCATTAAGTAATCAAGAAGGCTTCTTCTTTTACCTACCAATCTTACTAGAGAACGCTCTGTATTAAAATCTTTACGATTACTTTTTAAGTGATCAGATAAGTGAGAGATTCTGTAAGTGAATAATGCAATTTGTCCTTCAGCGGAACCAGTGTTGGATTTTCCTTCACCGTACTTTTCGAAGATTTCTTCCTTCTTTTCTTTAGTTAAATACATTCCAATATTATTTAAATGATTTTTATGTATTGACAGCTTTTCTGTCAGGCCGCAAATGTACTACTTTTTTGTATAAATGCTATTTATTCTTGGAATTTTATTGCCACAGGGCAAGGGATATAATACTGTTTTCCTATTCACTAATGTTTAAAAAGGGTTCCAAATGTATATCTCTTATTCTTGCCTTGATATTCTTTGTTTTTATTGCTTTTAAGCTCTTACCGGTTGATTTTGGATAAGATCCAGGTAAAGATTTACTTTATTCTTAAGTTCAGATCTTTTAGTGATAAAATCTAAAAACCCGTGTTCTTTCAAAAATTCTGAGGTTTGGAAATCTTTTGGAAGGTCTTTACCTGTTGTGTCCTTAACGACACGAGGTCCGGCAAACCCAATAAGTGCGCCAGGTTCAGAAATATTAATATCCCCTAACATCGCAAACGAAGCGGTCGTTCCTCCCGTGGTAGGATCTGTACATAAAGAAATATAAGGAAGTTTAGCTTCAGCTAATTGCGCTAATTTTACTGAAGTTTTAGCTAGCTGCATTAAAGAAAGAGCAGCTTCCTGCATTCTGGCACCACCAGATTTAGAAATGATCATAAAAGGCAGGTTGTTTTTGATCGCATAATCTGCAGCTCGTGCGATTTTTTCACCTACCACAGAACCCATAGAACCTCCAATAAATTTAAAATCCATGCAGGCAATAACAAGTTCTTTTCCTTTAGATTTTCCTACGGCTGTTCTTACGGCATCTTTAAGTCCTGTTTTATCCTGAGCTGTTTTTAAACGATCAGTATATTTTTTGGTATCCTTAAAGTTAAGCGGATCTTTGGCAGAAAGTCCTTTATCTAATTCTTTGTATTTGTTGTCATCAAAAAGAATCTGGAAATATTCGTTACTCCCTATTCTTACATGATATCCGTCTTCAGGACTTACATAGAAATTGCTTTCTAATTGTTCTGCATCAACGATTTTTCCGGTTGGGGACTTATACCATAAGCCTTTAGGAACATCCTTTTTCTCCTCAGTAGGGGTTTGGATACCTTTTTGTGTTCTTTTAAACCAAGCAGCAGCCATAGTATTTCAGGTTTTTATCTCTTCCGTTCAATCAGCTTCATTTACGAAAGAGCAATTAATATCAAAAAATAAAAAAACAGCTGAAATTAGATAATCTCAGCTGTTCGTTAAGCTTATTCTTATAAAGTATTTACATTGTTAAGATCTTCGAAAGCTTTCTTTAAACGAGCTTTAAAAGTTAGTTCTCCTTCACGTACCCATTTTCTTGGGTCATAGTACTTTTTGTTAGGAGAATCTTCACCATCAGGGTTACCAATTTGCGAAGCAAGATAATCCTTGTTGTCGCTCATGTAATCTCTAATTCCTTCCAGGTATGCATATTGAAGATCTGTGTCGATATTCATTTTAATCACTCCGTATCCAATAGCCTCACGAATTTCTTCTACTGTAGACCCACTACCACCATGGAAAACAAAGTCGATGTGGTTTTCTTCAACATTGTATTTTTTTGTGATGTATTCTTGAGAGTCTCTTAGGATAGTTGGTGTAAGTTTTACGTTTCCAGGTTTGTAAACTCCATGAACGTTTCCAAAAGCAGCAGCGATAGTGAACTGGTCACTAACTTTGCTTAATTCTTCATAAGCGAAAGCTACTTCCTCTGGTTGTGTATATAATTTGGAAGCATCAACATCACTGTTATCAACTCCGTCTTCTTCACCACCGGTAATACCTAACTCAATTTCAAGAGTCATTCCCATCTTGCTCATACGCTCAAGATATTTTTTACAAATCTCAAGGTTTTCTTCCAGGGGTTCTTCACTTAAATCGATCATGTGAGAACTATAAAGTGGTTTTCCGGTTTTTTCGAAATGCGCTTCGCTGGCATCCAGTAAACCATCAATCCATGGTAAAAGTTTTTTGGCACAATGATCTGTATGCATAATTACGGTAGCTCCATAAGCTTCAGCTAATGTTTGTACATGTTTTGCACCGGCAATACCGCCAGCGATTGCAGCTTTTTGACCTTCGTTAGAAAGACCTTTACCACCATTAAATTGTGCACCTCCGTTAGAAAATTGAATAATAACAGGAGAATTTAATTCAGCAGCAGTTTCTAATACAGCATTAATACTGCTTGAGCTAATTACGTTTACAGCAGGAAGAGCAAAGCCTTTCTCTTTAGCGTAATTAAATATTTCTTGTACTTCTTTTCCGGTTGCTACACCAGGTTTAATGTTGTGACTCATAATTTAAGTTGAATTAGGTTTACAAAAATAATAAAATAAACTGGCTTAGAAAGGATAATTGATCCCAACATTATATACTGCACTACCAAAATTATATTCTTTAAACCATCTGTTACCTAATACTCTGGCAGGATTGTAAGTTTTAAAACCAATGTCAAAACGAAGGATAAAGAAATTAAAGTCGTAGCGTAAACCAAAACCAGAACCTACGGCAAGATCCTGCAGGTCTGCAAAAGACGTAAAGGTAGAAGCATCGTCTTCTACTATATCAAGTACATTCCAGATATTGCCTATATCAACAAAAAATGCACTATTTAAAGATCCAAAAAGATTATAGCGGTGTTCAATATTAAACGCTAGTTTCATGTTGGCTTCATTAAATTCATTACGTCCTCCACTGCTCCCCGGTCCAAGGTCATAGGCTTGCCATGCGCGATTATCATTAGGGCCACCGGCAAAGAAACTTCGGGTAAAAGGGATGCTGTTGGCGTTTCCGTAAGGGATAGCGACCCCGCCAAAAGCTCTAATGGCAAAAATGTTATCATGCCCCAAATCCCAGTGTTTGATAAAATCGACTTCCGGTTTTACATATTGTGAAAAATTTACGCCTAAGATATCGTAATTGCCATTTTGATTTTTATCCAGATTGGCAATACCGGCTACTGCCGATAAAAAGTTTCCCGCAGTTTCAATTTTAAAACGAAATCGGGTAAACTCGCGGTCGTAAAGATTATCTTTTGTATTCCATAAATACGTATAGTTAGAAGCGAAAATTAAATTGTTTTCTGTAAGTCGTTGTTTTCTTTCCCCAATATTTCTAACGATCTGCGATTGTTCATTGGTTAATCCTGTAGTAGCGCTACGATTATTCTGAATATCATTTATAAAGGCATCAGCGCCATTAGGAATGGTAAGATTTCCGTTACCGTTTAAATATGCGGGATCAGTAACCACATTCACAGAGTTTACAACTTCGTTTAGATCCTGATACGAGCTGCGATAGACATTAAAATAATTAGCAGCATTAAGGTTTCTTACGTATTGAATATCCAGCAAATCAAAACTGTTTGAAAGCTTTCTGGAAGGGGACCATTTATAATTCAATTCTCCTGTAATGTTTTGTTTATCAAGCCCAATATTGGTCTGTGTGCTTACCCCAAGACTTAAAGAGGTAAACGGAGACATATATTTTGGAATAAATCTTTCGGTATTAAAGGGTAAAAATATCCTGGGAAAACTTAGGCTTACGTCCGCTCCAATTTCGGTAATATCAAAAAACTGATCCTGGTTACTGGAAGTTACAGCATCTTTAGAAGATCCTACGCTACCCCGGGCCGAAATTTCGAAATTTTCAGCACCACCAAAAACATTTCGTATTAATAAAGAACCTCCAAAACCAATTCCAAATTGCTGGATATTGGACTGAGAAACGTCAAAATTGAACCCTAACGAATATTTTTGTTGCGGAGTTAAGAAAATATTGGTAATTAAATCGGTGCCGGTGCTATCTGCCGGGTCTGGCATGTACTGGATATTAGGATATTTAAAAACACGATAAGAATTTAGACGGTTATAAGTACGGGTGCGATCAATATCACGGTAAATTCGCCCGGGCCTTATAAAAATAGCATCAGTAATAGCATCGGGTTTAAAATCCAGCTCGTCATAGGAATATAGATAATAACCACCCTTTACCTGTGCACTATCTAAAAGAGGTTTATTTTTATTTACAAATTTATAATCGGTAATAATGTTTACCCTACTAATTTTGTGAATTTTAAATGTTTTTTTTACCGTATCTTCTTCACTAGTTGGTAAATCACCAATAATAACGCTGGTATTTACATTGTGATTAGTATTAATGGTATCAGCATCAAAACTTATATATTCCTGTTCGAAATCATAAATTCCATTATTTCTGAATAGGGTAGTTAAACGATCTCTTTCGGCATTAAAATCTAAGGTTTTGTATTGTACGCCAGATTTTATGAGTGAGTTTTGGTCGTGTTTCTTATAAATAGAATCCAGTACAGGAGAACTAATCCTGGTTTTTATAGAATCGATATCATAAGGCGTTCCAGTCTCTACAAAATATTCAACACGGGCACGTTTTTCTTTATTTAAAGGGATTACCTCAGATTTGGTTTCTACGTTAAACCAGCCATTATTCCAGTAATAAGATTTCAATTTTTCTTCAGAATCCTGAATGTCTTTACTTCGAACTGTCACCGGTGCTTCACCGGTTCTCTTAATCCAGGCATTAAAATCTTTTTTATTTTGGATTAACTGGTCAAATTGTTTTCTAGAGAGCCGGTTTACCAGCCTCCTGAATTTGACGGAGTCCTGAATATATTTTTTATTTAATACCGAATCGATATGGGGCCTGGCCAGGTTGTAAAAGTGTAAACGTAAAGGAATGCCAAGTAAACGGGTGTTGGGCTCTTTGTCTAATTGGTTGTAAATATTTGCCTGACTAATTTTATCACCATTTACAAAAATTTCGTTTTTCTCTAATAGTTGCTGGTTCTCGTCTAAGCGTTTTACCGCATCACACGAAAATATAAAAAAGAGAACTAAAAAAAATAATGATATTTTTGCGAAAAGCCTTTTCAAACATTAGGTTTTAAAATGATCAAAAATACATTTTTTGGATGGTTAGTAAAAGCCAAATTAAATTAATAACGAGCCTGGGTCAAAAAAAGTACCGACAAAAAAATGGACTTTTTGTGGCTGAAGGAATCAAAGTAATCCGGGAGCTTTTAAATTCTGATTTTCGATTAGACAAACTATTTGCTTCTGAAACCATTTTTGATATTTCTAAAGATCAGTTTGTTTTGACTGAGGAACGCGATTTAAAGAAAATCAGTTTTCTTAAAACACCACAAACAGCTCTTGGGCTTTTTAAAATTCCGCAACAAAACCTTGGAGTTTTAGAGGATCTAACTGTCGCCTTAGATGGCGTACGTGATCCTGGAAATCTGGGTACAATAATTAGGCTTTGCGATTGGTTTGGGGTTAAAAATCTGGTGTGTAGTACAGATACGGTAGATTGTTTTAATCCAAAAGTAATCCAGTCTACCATGGGGTCCATCACCAGAGTAAATGTGGTTTATAAAAACCTTTCTGAATTTCTACAATCTCAGGATATAGTGAGTTACGGTACCTTTATGGATGGTGAAAATGTATATCAAAAAAGGCTTCAGCAAAAATCTGTTTTAGTTTTAGGAAACGAGGCTAATGGAATTAATCCGGAAATTGAAAATTTGATTTCAGAAAAAATCAGTATTCCACAATTCGGAAAATCTCAAGAAACCGAAAGTTTAAATGTAGCAACAGCTACAGCAATTTTCTTAAGTGAATTCCGCAGAAATTAACTTATAACCCTAAATTTTATGACTGGGCTTTCTTGCATTCAATTTGAAATTGGTAAAAAGAAAGGTTCCAATTTTAAATCTGGGGGTTTGGGCCAGTGATTATAATTTTCTTCTGAAAGAAGTTTGTTATCGAATCTTATTGAAAAGTGAAATTTAAAAATATGGCCCGGGTGGTCATTTTATCAATATTGCCGGTAAACTGACTATTTGGAGTGTCATCACGAACCAACTCATCGTTAAAACCAAACACGCCGCGAATAGAAGGCGTGAATTTAAAATAATAAAGATAGAAATCAATACCAAAACCAATTTCCCAGTTATAATTATTAGTCGTCATTCTAAATTGCCCATCGTAATTATCATCGGCTTTATCTTCATTGCTGGAAAGATTAGCCGAATAAGAAACTCCACCAATTATAAAGGGCCTAAAATTATTTAAACGATTCGTATTGATTTTTAACAAAAGCGGTACGTGAATATAGGTAGAATTAATCTCCCGATACCTGTTTTCTTCATTTACACCATTTCCTAAAGGAAAATAAAAACCTCTGGAAGCAAAATTTACGCC from Zunongwangia profunda SM-A87 harbors:
- the fbaA gene encoding class II fructose-bisphosphate aldolase, with the protein product MSHNIKPGVATGKEVQEIFNYAKEKGFALPAVNVISSSSINAVLETAAELNSPVIIQFSNGGAQFNGGKGLSNEGQKAAIAGGIAGAKHVQTLAEAYGATVIMHTDHCAKKLLPWIDGLLDASEAHFEKTGKPLYSSHMIDLSEEPLEENLEICKKYLERMSKMGMTLEIELGITGGEEDGVDNSDVDASKLYTQPEEVAFAYEELSKVSDQFTIAAAFGNVHGVYKPGNVKLTPTILRDSQEYITKKYNVEENHIDFVFHGGSGSTVEEIREAIGYGVIKMNIDTDLQYAYLEGIRDYMSDNKDYLASQIGNPDGEDSPNKKYYDPRKWVREGELTFKARLKKAFEDLNNVNTL
- a CDS encoding polyribonucleotide nucleotidyltransferase; the protein is MIPQTFKEVIDLGDGREISIETGKLAKQAHGSVVVRMGDAMLLCTVVSSYTPTTMDFFPLTLDYREKFAAAGRFPGGYFKREARPSSEEILVMRLVDRVLRPLFPKDYKFETQVMIQLMSHDPEVMPDALAGLAASAAIQVSDIPFETPISEVRVARIDGELVINPSFEQLEKADLDMMVGASADSVMMVEGEMDEISEEEMAEAIKFAHEAIKVQCEAQTRLRKAAGKTEIREYEVTEEDEDLKQKIYDAVYQKAYDVAKQGSTKHERSEAISNLKEEVLAMFSEEELEEKQKLISSYFSDAHKKAVRDVVLKEGIRLDGRKTTEIRPIWCEVDYLPSPHGSSIFTRGETQALATVTLGTSREANQVDLPTQQGEENFYLHYNFPPFSTGEAYPIRGTSRREIGHGNLAQRALKGMIPSDCPYTVRVVSEVLESNGSSSMATVCAGTMALMDAGIQLKKPVSGIAMGLISDGEDFAVLSDILGDEDHLGDMDFKVTGTADGITACQMDIKIKGLSYEILVKALKQARDGRLHILEKLTDTIAEPNANVKAHSPKIITRRIPGDYIGALIGPGGKVIQELQKETKTEIVINEDPVTEEGIVEILGTSQEGIDKVLAKIDSITFKPEKGSVYEVKVIKLLDFGAVVEYIEAPGNEVLLHISELAWERTNNVTDVVNLGDVIDVKYFGVDPKTRKEKVSRKALLPRPERPERKEGGDREHGKREDRKPRNDRK
- the rpe gene encoding ribulose-phosphate 3-epimerase; the protein is MKEKIIAPSLLAADFANLQRDIETVNKSQAQWFHVDIMDGVFVPNISFGMPVLQAINKHAKKPLDVHLMIVDPDRYIKEFADLGANHLTVHYEACPHLHRTLQAIKAEGMKAGVAINPHTNVDLLKDVIKDIDIVLVMSVNPGFGGQSFIEHTYHKVQRLKEMILNQNAETLIEIDGGVTNKNALELINAGADILVAGSYVFKAENQLETIKELKHLANS
- a CDS encoding sigma-70 family RNA polymerase sigma factor; translation: MRQLKITKQVTNRETASLDKYLQEIGKVDLITADEEVELAQRIKAGDNRALEKLTKANLRFVVSVAKQYQNQGLTLPDLINEGNLGLIKAAKRFDETRGFKFISYAVWWIRQSILQALAEQSRIVRLPLNKIGSINKINKTFAFLEQSHERPPSAEEIAKELDMTINDVKESMKNSGRHVSMDAPLVEGEDSNLYDVLRSGESPNPDKDLLHESLRTEIERALETLTPREADVIRLYFGLGDQHPMTLEEIGETFDLTRERVRQIKEKAIRRLKHTSRSKILKTYLG
- the accD gene encoding acetyl-CoA carboxylase, carboxyltransferase subunit beta encodes the protein MAAAWFKRTQKGIQTPTEEKKDVPKGLWYKSPTGKIVDAEQLESNFYVSPEDGYHVRIGSNEYFQILFDDNKYKELDKGLSAKDPLNFKDTKKYTDRLKTAQDKTGLKDAVRTAVGKSKGKELVIACMDFKFIGGSMGSVVGEKIARAADYAIKNNLPFMIISKSGGARMQEAALSLMQLAKTSVKLAQLAEAKLPYISLCTDPTTGGTTASFAMLGDINISEPGALIGFAGPRVVKDTTGKDLPKDFQTSEFLKEHGFLDFITKRSELKNKVNLYLDLIQNQPVRA
- the rpsO gene encoding 30S ribosomal protein S15, giving the protein MYLTKEKKEEIFEKYGEGKSNTGSAEGQIALFTYRISHLSDHLKSNRKDFNTERSLVRLVGKRRSLLDYLMKKDIMRYRAIIKELGLRK
- a CDS encoding BLUF domain-containing protein; protein product: MERWAICYVSTASPYIEEKDIDSVLSYTENWNIDHSITGILLSSEGNFFQVIEGERSIIKELFDNIAKDSRHRNLIKIFNKEIKNTEFNGYEATFLSKRTSNLSQDISYLDYIKCLDSASQNTVKNILKAFVD
- a CDS encoding lipoate--protein ligase, with the translated sequence MIFIENEGNNDPFLNLALEEYILRNFDEGQDYLLFYINEPSIIIGRNQNTLEEINHSYVEEKNIKVVRRISGGGAVYHDFGNLNFSFITDYDVKSLNNFRKFTEPVIKVLNKIGVPAELKGRNDIVVNDRKISGNAQFSSVKRMFSHGTLLLDSDLDEVTRALQVKMSKIQSKGHKSVRSRVANISEFLEESLDIESFRTIILKGLYEEREEFETYHLTAEEWEEVRQLKTEKYEAWDWNYGRSPKFNIQRTSRFPVGEIDLRIFVNKGYIEEFKIFGDFFGKEPVSDIENKLIGARYEKLEIESLLANIDTRFYFGDLPKKDFINLVYGEDEE